A stretch of DNA from Staphylococcus sp. KG4-3:
AGGTGAACATAAAAATGTAGAAGGTAAGAAAATGTTTGTTGAACACAAAGGATCATTATCTAATACATTGATTGAAATGCAACAAGATTTGCAAAGTTCAATTTCATATGCGGGTGGCACTGACCTTAAATCATTAAGAAAAGTGGATTATGTAATTGTAAGAAACTCAATTTTTAATGGTGATAGAGACTAATATATTAGTAGGTGTAAAAAATTAGAAAATTATTTTTGTATGTACTTACTTTCTTAGTAGTTATTCTTGTCCTACCAATCAAAGAAACAGAACCAATGATTACAGTACAACAGCAATTAAAGGATAAAGTTGCTGATTGGTCTTCATCAAAAACAACTAATGAAGATGCGTTGAAAGTACCAAGTAAACAAGAATTTGCAGTTAACAATATTCAAATGAATATGACTAAAGACGCTGTAGAAGAAAAGCTAGGGCGTTCCCAACGTGTCTCATCAAATGAATATGGTACAAATTGGCACACGTATTATTCGGATGGTTATAGAGGGTTTGTGATGGTTAGTTATATAGATGATAAAGTAAATGCGCTATATAGTAACCAAAACGTTATATCATCAAAATCAAAAATTAAATATGGCACACCTAAAGACAAGGTAAGGGACCGTTTAGGTAAACCTATTACTGATAAGCAAAAAGGGCATGTGAAATTTGATGTTCAAGATGATGAATTTGATAATTTTCATAAAGACAAAATATACACAACAGCTTTTTATGATAAACATGAGAGCAATAACTTAACAGCACTATTACAAGTTAGTGAAAAAATGGAAAACCGATTACAACAACAATATGGCGCACCATCTGAGGGATTAGCACAAAGCTTTGAATTGCAAAACTTTGATTTAGTTAATTCAGAACGAGTACAGCATGAGTTAGAGCCACTTAAATATTCTACTGGTATTTCTGAGACGGCTAGAAAACACAGTAAAGATATGGCTGAACATAATTATTTTGATCATAATAATTTATCAGGCGATACTCCATTTGATCGTATGGAAGCTGACGGACACAATTTTAATGCAGCAGGTGAAAATTTGGCATATGGTCAAACAAGTAGTATTTATGCTCACCAGGGCTTAATGAATTCATTAGGACACAGAAAGAATATTCTTAAGAAAGAATTTAATACGCTTGGTGTAGGTGTTGACTTTAATAAAAATCGTCAGCCTTATTGGACAGAAAATTATACTGGATAATGTTTAAGGTTTGTTGTTTGAGGGTATCTGTTATCATGTGAGGATGAAAAGTTATGACAACAAACAAAAAAGATAAAACAGAAGATATACTTGAAAAAGTAAAAGATGTTTTAGAGAAAAAAGATGAAAAAAGAGAGGGTGCGCGATGAGCGCATCCTCTTTTTTTGAGAGTGTTAGCATTAGTCGAAATATCAATTACATTTCTCTAAATAATCCAACCACTTTTCCTAATACAGTTACATTATCAAGATAAATTGGTCCCATTGTACTATTTTCCGGTTGCAAACGATAACGAGTTTTTTCTTTATAGAAACGCTTAACAGTCGCTTCATTCTCTTCTGTCATCGCAACGATGATATCTCCGTTCTCTGCAATAGTTTGACTTCTAACGATAACTTTATCTCCATCAAGAATACCAGCTTCAACCATACTGTCACCAACAACATTTAAGATGAATATATCGCTATTATGTGTTGAAGTGAAATGTTCTGGTAATGGGAAGTATTCTTCAACATTTTCAACCGCAGAAATAGGTACGCCCGCAGTTACTTTCCCTATAACAGGAACGTGGATTGTTTCTTCCATATTAATTGATTCACCTAATTGCTCTGACACAATTTCAATGGCACGAGGTTTAGTTGGATCTCTTCTAATATAACCTTTTTCCTCTAATCTAGATAAATGGCCATGGACTGTTGAACTAGAGGCTAATCCAACAGCTTCTCCAATTTCTCTAACACTTGGCGGATACCCTTTGGATTGGACGGTTTGCTTGATATATTCAAAAATTTCATTTTGTCGTTTAGTTAACTCTCTCATAATAGGCACTCCCTAATTTAATTTGACTTAATTATAGCATGATTATAGCATTTTTACAAACGTTTGTTCGTTTTGTTGTTGACATAGAACAGACGTTCTGATAAAGTAACTATACAAACAAATGTTCTAGGAGTGGTTATAAATGATGAAGAACTATAAATCGCAAATAAAGTCTTATATTATAGTGTTAACGGTGACAATGGTACTTTGCGCCTTGTTTATATTAAGTGCACACAATAGTGCGAATTCAGAACAGACGTACGAAATGACTGACCATCAAATGACAAGTCAATCAGTAAATGGCGAACAGAGTAATAATGAAACTAAACTACAAAGCGAACAAACTTCACAGCAAGTGATGGCAGCTGTTCACTAATAGTTTTTTAGTGGCGTGAACTTTAGTGAATGTAAATGTTAATATAATGGTGTTTTTGTGAGCGAAACAATTTAGTTTCGTTCATTTTTTTGTTATATTTTTCTATATCAATAATATCGGAGGTTTATTATGGCTGATAAAGACGGTGTAGATTTACAACGTATAAATGAATTAGCAAAAAAGAAAAAAGAAAAAGGCCTGACTGAAAAAGAAGCTAAAGAACAATCTAAATTGAGAAAAGCTTACTTAGATTCATTTAGAGAAAAATTTAAGCAGCAAATTGAAAGTACAAGAGTCATAGATCCTGAAGGAAACGATGTAACGCCTGATAAAGTGAAAAATATATTAGATTCTAAAAATAAAGAAGATAAAAACTAAATCAATTTTTTGTTAAATAGATACCAAATAAGGTATAATAATATAGAAACTTGCTAGAAGAAAGGAAGTCATTTAGATGAATAAAGAAAAAGATCAATTAGCGGTAGATACGATTAGAGCGCTAAGTATCGATGCAGTTGAACAAGCAAATTCAGGACACCCTGGATTACCAATGGGCGCTGCTCCTATGGCATACACATTATGGACACGTCACTTGAATTTTAATCCCCAATCAAAAGATTTCTTTGACAGAGATCGTTTTGTATTATCAGCTGGACATGGTTCTGCG
This window harbors:
- a CDS encoding CAP-associated domain-containing protein, which codes for MRKLFLYVLTFLVVILVLPIKETEPMITVQQQLKDKVADWSSSKTTNEDALKVPSKQEFAVNNIQMNMTKDAVEEKLGRSQRVSSNEYGTNWHTYYSDGYRGFVMVSYIDDKVNALYSNQNVISSKSKIKYGTPKDKVRDRLGKPITDKQKGHVKFDVQDDEFDNFHKDKIYTTAFYDKHESNNLTALLQVSEKMENRLQQQYGAPSEGLAQSFELQNFDLVNSERVQHELEPLKYSTGISETARKHSKDMAEHNYFDHNNLSGDTPFDRMEADGHNFNAAGENLAYGQTSSIYAHQGLMNSLGHRKNILKKEFNTLGVGVDFNKNRQPYWTENYTG
- the lexA gene encoding transcriptional repressor LexA; amino-acid sequence: MRELTKRQNEIFEYIKQTVQSKGYPPSVREIGEAVGLASSSTVHGHLSRLEEKGYIRRDPTKPRAIEIVSEQLGESINMEETIHVPVIGKVTAGVPISAVENVEEYFPLPEHFTSTHNSDIFILNVVGDSMVEAGILDGDKVIVRSQTIAENGDIIVAMTEENEATVKRFYKEKTRYRLQPENSTMGPIYLDNVTVLGKVVGLFREM
- the sosA gene encoding DNA damage-induced cell division inhibitor SosA, translating into MMKNYKSQIKSYIIVLTVTMVLCALFILSAHNSANSEQTYEMTDHQMTSQSVNGEQSNNETKLQSEQTSQQVMAAVH
- a CDS encoding DUF896 domain-containing protein yields the protein MADKDGVDLQRINELAKKKKEKGLTEKEAKEQSKLRKAYLDSFREKFKQQIESTRVIDPEGNDVTPDKVKNILDSKNKEDKN